A genomic segment from Perca flavescens isolate YP-PL-M2 chromosome 13, PFLA_1.0, whole genome shotgun sequence encodes:
- the si:ch1073-224n8.1 gene encoding zinc finger protein 16 isoform X1: MTSRRTGYAGSMDSSPSNSSNSSVHSGNRKQSIINIPERTGVESCYDRKADKAGYGASQGSVTVMSLKSRLAPTIQSAMSAAVDTLLGEVVLVLNETQQELLHKEQENERLKVRLEVSERELKTLQECLCSAQKLIDQLQISYTGPQSISQSVFAPSLSSMASMTSGLDRDHQNARNVNGAGVDMGLGGSVDDSLHGFEPRDDYKMCQLSIQPDGSVTNHALESFASNTSHMCSDSSRPDERQSQGPGGASRFEIKQEQGPTSSSGQPSRKEPGLPDDNRVDDGDLGYVEVGGEGGSQRAFTHPMRHQRPVRECGGVLQQGGLDGQKPLARTAVGGRVDSVSPGRAEDSAGPSVCDTVGEPSGDRPHHCLECGKTFRLISSLKKHIRIHTGEKPYPCGVCGRRFRESGALKTHLRIHTGEKPYSCSECGNCFRHLDGLRKHRRTHTGEKPYVCAICGKRLSRLQHLKHHQLIHTGERPCCCPFCNRSFKEPAALRKHIRTHREEGGHMGIGASDDTDPDALDDINNLHPAAPSPQMRFGEWGAEEDDSSVVDCV, translated from the exons ATGACTTCCAGGAGGACCGGCTATGCGGGCAGCATGGATTCCTCTCCCTCAAATAGCAGCAACAGCTCAGTCCACAGTGGAAATCGTAAGCAAAGTATAATCAACATTCCCGAAAGGACCGGGGTAGAGTCCTGTTATGATCGGAAAGCGGACAAGGCTGGATACGGAGCTTCGCAGGGCAGCGTGACCGTAATGTCGCTCAAATCACGTCTCGCCCCGACCATTCAAAGTGCCATGTCCGCTGCAGTAGACACTCTCCTGGGCGAAGTGGTGCTTGTGCTCAATGAGACTCAACAAGAGTTGCTACATAAGGAACAAGAGAATGAAAGACTCAAAGTGCGTCTGGAAGTGTCAGAGCGGGAGTTGAAGACTTTACAGGAGTGTCTGTGTAGTGCTCAGAAGCTCATAGACCAGCTTCAGATCTCATACACGGGCCCTCAGTCAATTAGTCAGTCCGTTTTCGCCCCATCGCTGTCTTCCATGGCTTCAATGACTTCAGGCTTGGACCGGGATCACCAGAACGCCCGAAATGTGAATGGAGCCGGTGTTGACATGGGTCTCGGTGGCTCTGTGGATGATTCGCTTCATGGGTTTGAGCCCAGAGATGACTACAAAATGTGCCAGCTTTCAATCCAACCAGATGGCTCTGTGACTAACCACGCTCTGGAATCCTTTGCTTCCAACACATCTCATATGTGCTCAGATTCCAGCAGACCAG ATGAGCGGCAGTCTCAGGGACCAGGTGGAGCATCCAGGTTTGAGATTAAACAAGAGCAGGGGCCCACTTCAAGCTCTGGCCAGCCCAGCAGGAAGGAGCCTGGGTTGCCTGATGACAACAGAGTCGATGATGGTGACCTTGGCTACGTTGAAGTCGGAGGGGAGGGAGGTTCCCAGCGTGCCTTTACTCACCCCATGCGTCACCAAAGACCTGTGCGAGAATGCGGTGGTGTGTTGCAACAGGGCGGACTTGATGGACAGAAACCGTTGGCTAGGACTGCTGTAGGCGGGAGAGTGGACAGTGTCTCACCGGGCAGGGCAGAGGACTCTGCAGGACCTTCGGTCTGTGATACAGTAGGGGAGCCCTCTGGAGATCGGCCTCACCACTGCTTGGAGTGTGGAAAGACCTTCCGTCTGATCTCCAGCTTGAAGAAGCACATCCGCAtccacactggagagaagccctATCCGTGTGGAGTCTGTGGTCGTCGCTTCCGCGAGTCAGGCGCGCTTAAAACCCACCTGCGCATacacacaggtgagaagccaTACTCTTGCTCCGAGTGTGGAAACTGCTTCCGCCACCTGGACGGTTTGCGcaaacacaggcgcacacacaccgGAGAGAAACCTTACGTGTGCGCCATCTGTGGGAAGCGCCTGAGCCGCCTGCAGCACCTCAAACACCACCAGCTCATCCACACCGGAGAGAGGCCGTGCTGCTGCCCCTTCTGCAACCGCAGCTTCAAGGAGCCCGCAGCGCTGCGGAAACACATCCGCACGCACCGGGAGGAAGGAGGTCACATGGGGATTGGTGCCAGTGACGACACGGACCCAGACGCCTTGGATGACATTAACAACCTCCACCCAGCAGCTCCGTCCCCTCAGATGAGGTTTGGGGAGTGGGGAGCTGAGGAGGACGACAGCTCGGTTGTGGACTGTGTGTAG
- the si:ch1073-224n8.1 gene encoding zinc finger protein 275 isoform X2: MDSSPSNSSNSSVHSGNRKQSIINIPERTGVESCYDRKADKAGYGASQGSVTVMSLKSRLAPTIQSAMSAAVDTLLGEVVLVLNETQQELLHKEQENERLKVRLEVSERELKTLQECLCSAQKLIDQLQISYTGPQSISQSVFAPSLSSMASMTSGLDRDHQNARNVNGAGVDMGLGGSVDDSLHGFEPRDDYKMCQLSIQPDGSVTNHALESFASNTSHMCSDSSRPDERQSQGPGGASRFEIKQEQGPTSSSGQPSRKEPGLPDDNRVDDGDLGYVEVGGEGGSQRAFTHPMRHQRPVRECGGVLQQGGLDGQKPLARTAVGGRVDSVSPGRAEDSAGPSVCDTVGEPSGDRPHHCLECGKTFRLISSLKKHIRIHTGEKPYPCGVCGRRFRESGALKTHLRIHTGEKPYSCSECGNCFRHLDGLRKHRRTHTGEKPYVCAICGKRLSRLQHLKHHQLIHTGERPCCCPFCNRSFKEPAALRKHIRTHREEGGHMGIGASDDTDPDALDDINNLHPAAPSPQMRFGEWGAEEDDSSVVDCV; encoded by the exons ATGGATTCCTCTCCCTCAAATAGCAGCAACAGCTCAGTCCACAGTGGAAATCGTAAGCAAAGTATAATCAACATTCCCGAAAGGACCGGGGTAGAGTCCTGTTATGATCGGAAAGCGGACAAGGCTGGATACGGAGCTTCGCAGGGCAGCGTGACCGTAATGTCGCTCAAATCACGTCTCGCCCCGACCATTCAAAGTGCCATGTCCGCTGCAGTAGACACTCTCCTGGGCGAAGTGGTGCTTGTGCTCAATGAGACTCAACAAGAGTTGCTACATAAGGAACAAGAGAATGAAAGACTCAAAGTGCGTCTGGAAGTGTCAGAGCGGGAGTTGAAGACTTTACAGGAGTGTCTGTGTAGTGCTCAGAAGCTCATAGACCAGCTTCAGATCTCATACACGGGCCCTCAGTCAATTAGTCAGTCCGTTTTCGCCCCATCGCTGTCTTCCATGGCTTCAATGACTTCAGGCTTGGACCGGGATCACCAGAACGCCCGAAATGTGAATGGAGCCGGTGTTGACATGGGTCTCGGTGGCTCTGTGGATGATTCGCTTCATGGGTTTGAGCCCAGAGATGACTACAAAATGTGCCAGCTTTCAATCCAACCAGATGGCTCTGTGACTAACCACGCTCTGGAATCCTTTGCTTCCAACACATCTCATATGTGCTCAGATTCCAGCAGACCAG ATGAGCGGCAGTCTCAGGGACCAGGTGGAGCATCCAGGTTTGAGATTAAACAAGAGCAGGGGCCCACTTCAAGCTCTGGCCAGCCCAGCAGGAAGGAGCCTGGGTTGCCTGATGACAACAGAGTCGATGATGGTGACCTTGGCTACGTTGAAGTCGGAGGGGAGGGAGGTTCCCAGCGTGCCTTTACTCACCCCATGCGTCACCAAAGACCTGTGCGAGAATGCGGTGGTGTGTTGCAACAGGGCGGACTTGATGGACAGAAACCGTTGGCTAGGACTGCTGTAGGCGGGAGAGTGGACAGTGTCTCACCGGGCAGGGCAGAGGACTCTGCAGGACCTTCGGTCTGTGATACAGTAGGGGAGCCCTCTGGAGATCGGCCTCACCACTGCTTGGAGTGTGGAAAGACCTTCCGTCTGATCTCCAGCTTGAAGAAGCACATCCGCAtccacactggagagaagccctATCCGTGTGGAGTCTGTGGTCGTCGCTTCCGCGAGTCAGGCGCGCTTAAAACCCACCTGCGCATacacacaggtgagaagccaTACTCTTGCTCCGAGTGTGGAAACTGCTTCCGCCACCTGGACGGTTTGCGcaaacacaggcgcacacacaccgGAGAGAAACCTTACGTGTGCGCCATCTGTGGGAAGCGCCTGAGCCGCCTGCAGCACCTCAAACACCACCAGCTCATCCACACCGGAGAGAGGCCGTGCTGCTGCCCCTTCTGCAACCGCAGCTTCAAGGAGCCCGCAGCGCTGCGGAAACACATCCGCACGCACCGGGAGGAAGGAGGTCACATGGGGATTGGTGCCAGTGACGACACGGACCCAGACGCCTTGGATGACATTAACAACCTCCACCCAGCAGCTCCGTCCCCTCAGATGAGGTTTGGGGAGTGGGGAGCTGAGGAGGACGACAGCTCGGTTGTGGACTGTGTGTAG